The Longimicrobium sp. genome segment CGGCGTCGCCGAGGATGGCGTCGGCGTTCAGGGGGCTGGCGTCGGCGAACCCGCGGAGGAGCTCGCCACGGCGCTGGTCGGGGGCGGCGAAGGCCAGGCGCAGGTGCCACTCCACGCGCAGTCGGTCGCGCTCCGTGGTGCGCGCGGAGAGGCGCGCCTGCGGGGCCGGTGGCGCGTACTCCTCGCCCGCATGGAGACGCCGCCCACCCGCCTCGCGCGAGCGCAGGACGGATACGATGCGCCGGTCCGCGCCGTCCACCAGCAGCGCGTTCCACTGGTTGGTGTGCAGCTCGAAGAAGAGCGAGCGCGCACCTCCGCGAAACCGGTTCCCCTCCTGAAGCTCGATGCGCAGGAGCCGCTCGTCCGGCGCGGCGGCCACGCGAACGATGCGCGCCTCGGGGGCGTGCCCCTCCAGCCCGTCGGGGCGCGGGACGATGCGCACCCAGCCGCGTGTGGGGTGCAGGTCCAGGCGCAGCGCCTCGGCGCCGTCCAGCAGCAGGAGGGCGGAGAGGTCCTTGTCGAAGACCGGCGCGGGGTGGGCCGCACGCCCCTGCAGCAGGGCGTCCAGCTCTGCCGCGAGGGCGCGGACGAGCGGCGGATCGAAGCGGATGGCGTTTGACACCCCCGGAAGATCCGACTAGCTTCCCGCCACGTCAACCCGCTGTTTTTGGACCGCATTTCGGCCCGGCGGCGCCTAGCGATGGCTGGGCCGGGGAGAAAGGTGCACATGTCCACGCAAAGCGGGAACGGCGTTCGGAAGGTCTCCGTGCGGGACCTCCGCGAGATGAAGCGCCGCGGCGACAAGATCGCCGTGCTCACCGCGTACGACTTCCTCTTCGCCCGTGTGGTGGATCGCGCGGGCGTGGAGGTCGTGCTGGTGGGGGATTCGCTGGGCCAGGTGGTGCTCGGGCTGGACAGCACCCTCCCGGTGACGCTGGACGACATGATCCACCACGCGCGCGCCGTGCGCCGCGGGGTGGAGCGCGCGCTGCTGGTGGTGGACCTCCCCTTCCTCACCTACCACGTCTCGCGCGAGGACACGCTGCGCAACGCGGGGCGGGTGATGCGCGAGACGGAAGCCAACGCCGTCAAGCTGGAGGGCGGCTCGCCCGAGACGGCGGCGATGGTGCGCGCGCTGGTGGACGCCGGGATCCCCGTGATGGGGCACCTGGGCTTCACCCCGCAGTCGGTGAACGTCACCGGCGTGCGGGTGCAGGGGAAGGGCGAGGAGGCGCGCGAGCGCATGCTGGCCGACGCGCGCCGCCTGGAAGAGGCCGGCGCGTTCTCCGTCGTGCTGGAGCTGGTGCCGCGCGCGCTGGCCGAGGCGATCACGGCGGAGCTCACCATCCCCACCATCGGCATCGGGGCCGGCGTGGGGTGCGACGGGCAGGTGCTGGTGCTGCACGACATGCTGGGGATCAACACGGAGTTCCAGCCCCGCTTCCTGCGCCGCTTCGCCGAGGTCGGCGAGGCCGCGGCGGCCGGGATCGACGCGTTCGTGAAGGCGGTGAAGGGGGGCGAGTACCCCGCCGCGGAGCACACCTTCGAATGACGGCGACGCTGGCCGTGGCCCGCACCGTGGCCGAGGCGCGCGAGGCCGTCCGCGAGGCGCGCGCGGCGGGGAAGACTGTCGCGCTCGTCCCCACCATGGGCTACCTGCACGAGGGCCACCTCTCGCTGCTGGACGAGGCGCGCGCGCGGGCGGACGTGGTGATGATGTCCATCTTCGTGAACCCCCTGCAGTTCGGGCCCACCGAGGACCTGGACCGCTATCCGCGCGACCTGGAGCGCGACCTGGCGCTGGCCGCCACGCGCGGAACGGACCTGGTCTTCGCGCCGAGCGCGGCGGAGATGTACCCGCACGGCGAGCCGGACGTGCAGGTGGTGCCCGGTGCGCTGGCGGAGCGGCTGTGCGGCGCGTCGCGGCCGGGGCACTTCCGCGGCGTGCTCACCGTGGTGGCGAAGCTGTTCGGAATCTTCCAGCCGGACGTGGCCGTATTCGGGCAGAAAGACCTGCAGCAGGCCACCCTCATCCGCCGCATGGTCGACGACCTGGACATCCCGGTGCGGGTGGAGGTGGCCCCCATCGTCCGCGAGCCGGACGGCTTGGCGATGAGCTCGCGAAACGTGTATCTTTCCGCGCCCGAACGGGAGAGCGCGCTGGCGCTCTCGCGCGGGCTGGGGCGGGCGCGCGAGATGTGGGACGCGGGCGAGACGGACGCGGCCGCGCTGCGCGCCGCTCTGTGGAGCGAGATGGCGGGGCCGGGCGTGGAGCCCGAGTACGCGGAAGTGGTCGATCCGCGAACGCTGGAGGGGGTGGAGAGGGCGGTGCCGGGCACCGTGATGGCCGTGGCGGCCCGGGTGGGAAGGACGCGGCTGATCGACAACGCGATCCTGCGCTGAAAAGGGTCACTCGACTGAACAGGGGGACGGCCCTATGCTGCGCACCATGTGCAAGTCCAAGATCCACCGGGCGACTGTCACCGGCGCGGATCTCAACTACGTGGGGTCGATCACCATCGACCCCGTGCTGATGGAAGCCGCCGACATGCTGGAGTACGAGCAGGTCTCGGTGGTGAACGTCAACAACGGCGCCCGCTTCGAGACGTACGTCATTCCGGGCGTCGAAGGCGAGGGCGAGATCTGCCTGAACGGCGCCGCGGCGCGCCTGGTGCACCCGGGCGACAAGGTGATCGTCATCTCGTACGCGCAGTACGACGAGGCCGAGATGGCGCGCTACCGCCCGCGGTTCATCTTCGTGGACGAGCAGAACCGCATCTCGCGCGACGCGTTGCGGGCCCTGCCGTCCTGAGCGACATGGGACCCTGGACCGGCGTCGTGCTGCCGCTGACGGAGCCGGGGTCCGACGACCTGAACTCCAGCCTCCCCGCGCACCTGCACCCGGTGGCGGGGAGGCCGCTGGTTTGGCACACCGTGCGCGCCGTCGCGTCTTTGCATCCAGCCCCCGAGCGCGTGGTGGTGGTGATGGACCCCGAAGCATCGTCGGCCGACCTCTTCGCGGACCTTCCCGGCCGCGTGGAGGTGGTCGCCCCCGGCGGCGAGACGCCCTGGGAGGGGCGCACGCTCCGGGTGCACGCCGCCGCCCCCTGCGCCGGCGCCGCCTTCCAGCGCCTGCTGGACGCGGGGGTCTCCGCCTGCGCGGTGGACGAGGCCGGCCGCCCCGTCGCGTTCTTCGATGACGGCGAGGGCACCGGGGCCGCGGACCGCCACGACCCCGACGCATCGTTCGTCACCAGCCGCGCGGACCTGGCGCGCGCCGGCGCCGTCATCCGCGACCGGCTGGTGCTGAAGCTGATGGAGGGCGGCGTCACCTTTCTCCTTCCGCAGTCCGTGCTGGTGGACGTGGACGTGGGGATCGGGCGCGACACCATCATCTACCCGGGCGTGGTGCTGGAGGGGCGCACCACCATCGGCGCGGAGACGGTGGTGGGGCCGTGCTGCCGCATCGTCAACAGCTGGGTAGGGAGCGGCGTCGAGCTCAAGGGCTTCAACTACCTGTCGCACACCTCCATCCGCAACCGTGCCATCCTGGAGCCGCATGTCCGCCGCGGGTTCGACTGACGCCCCCCTCTCGCCGCTCGTGGAGGCCGCCGCCCGCGGCGAGCTCCCCGATTGGGCGCGGGCGGGGAAGAAGCGGCGCGCCCACATGGGCCGCGTGGCGGCGCTGATGGGCGAGTGGGCCCGGGCGCTCGCCCTGCCCGAGCGCGACGTGAAGCGCTGGACGGCCACCGGCTGGCTCCACGACGTGCTGCGCGAGGCGGATCCGGAGGAGCTGCGTCCCGAGGTGCCGCTCCTCTTCCGCCCGCTGCCGGGCAAGCTGCTCCACGGCCCGGCCGCCGCGGTGCGCTTCAAAGACGACCTGGACCCGGAGATGTGCGAGGCGATCCGCTTCCACACGCTGGGTTCGCCGCGCTTCGGCAGGCTGGGGCGGGCGCTGTACCTGGCGGACTTCCTGGAGCCGGGCCGCACCTTCGACCCGGAGTACACCGAGTCGCTGCGCGCCCGGATGCCCGGCGACATGGACGCCATCTTCCGCGAAGTGGTGCGCCTCCGCTGGACGCACATCACGGGAAAAGGCGGCACCGCCCACCCGGAAACGCAGGCCCTGTATGAGCAGGTCGAAAGCGAAGCGTAAGCCGGCGGGCGGCCGGCTCCAGACGTTCGGCATCTTCGCGACGCTCGTCCTCGTCGCGGTCCTCATCGGCTCGCTGGTGGCGGGGGTGATGAAAGGCCGCTCGCGCGCCGCCCTCCCCGCCGCCGCCGATTCCCCCTCCGCCCCCACCGCCGCGGACGCGGTGCCGGCGGGACGCGTGCGCGTGCAGGTGCTCAACGCCTCCGGCCGCCCGGGCCTGGCCCGCGAAGCCACCCGCGTCCTGCGCGACCGTGGCTTCGACGTCAAGGAGTTCGGCAACGGCCAGGGCTTCCCCCCCGACTCCTCCGTCGTCCTGGACCGCGTGGGCCGGATCGAAGTCGCGCGCCAGGTCGCCGACGCCGTCGGCATCCGCCGCATCACCGCCCGCCCCGACTCCAACCTCTACCTCGACGCCACCGTGGTCCTTGGCCGGGATTGGAGCGCGCCCAGAGCTCCCTGATCTCACGCGGAGACGCAGAGGAACCGAGAGGAACGGAGAGAAAACACTCCTTCTCGCTAGTTCCTCTTGCCGTCTTCTCTGTGGCTCTGTGTGAGCCTGCAGTTGCAGTTTCTCCCCAATGTAAGTACAATTGTACTGACAAGAGGGGAAGCCGATAGTCACGGGAGTCGAGATGGCATACAAGGGCCGCTTTACCAGGGCGGGGAATTCGAAGTCGTATGCATTCGAATCCGCGCTTTTCCGCTCGCACCCCGAGTTTGACTCCAGCAACGTCGAGGCGGAGTACATCGGTCCCGGGGTGCTCCTGGTCCGTGCAGTGGATGCCGGAGACGGCGCGGGGCCTGGCGAAGATCCTGTGCTCGGCGCGTTCCTGGCCTTCGTGGAGCGCGACATGATCGAGCACCCGGAAAGCATCCAGCCGCTCTCTTCCGACCTGCTGGAGCGGGCGCAGCGGCTCGTCGGAGACATGGATGTCGATCTGAACGAGCGGATCGACTGAAATGGCGACCGATGGCCCACCGGCACCCGTACGGCGCGAGGGGCCCCCGCAGCGGAACGGGTGGAAGCTGTACGCGTGGAGGGAGTTCAGCCGCGCCTTCGCGGATCTGGTCAGCGAGGTCGAACGCCTGGAGCGCGAGAACCCCTCGGAGTTCCGGGCGCACCCTTCGACCAAGCGCCTCGCCGCGATCTACCGGCTGATCACGGTCACGATTCCGTCGAACCCGAACGCGCCCGAGTTCAGGCAGGGGAACACCCTGGGGAGCGCGAACCGCCACTGGTTCTCGGCGGGGTTCTACGAGCGGTACCGTCTCTTCTTCCGGTTCCGCAGCGATGCCCGCGCAATCGTTTACGCGTGGGTGAACGACGAAGAGACGTTGCGGGCCCGCGGCGCCCGGAACGATGCGTACGCGGTCTTCGAGCGTATGTTGAAAGCGGGAGCGCCGCCCGGAGACTGGGACCGGCTACTCCGCGAGTCAGAGAGCCTGCAGCTTCCCGGCGGATAGCCCTCTCGCCACGACACCCCTGAGCCGACGATGCGCCCGATCCCGGAGAAAGATCCATGAGCGTCGTGATCTTGGATGACGTCCTCATAGCGGCGCGTATGTCCGAGGATGAGCTGCGGCAGGAGATCGCGGTGATGCTCTTTGAACGGGAGCGCGTCACGCTCGCGCAGGCCGCGCGCCTCGCAGGCCAGGGCGTCGCCAGGTTCCAGCACCTCCTCGCCAGCCGGGACATCACGATCCACTACGATGTCCCCGAGTTCGAAGCTGACCTCCAGACGCTGCGCGAGCTCGAACGGCTGTGATCCTCGTCAACAGCGCCCAATCGGTTTCATAGGAGGTGGGTATGGCCAAGCTCGTGTTCGGAATGAACCAGTCGCTGGACGGCTACGTCGACCATACGGCGTTCGGCCCGAGCCCCACGCTCTTCCGCCACTTCATCGAGGAGGCCGAGGGGCAGGTGGGCAGCGTGTACGGCCGCCGGATGTACGAGATCATGCGTTACTGGGACGACGATCAGCCCGGATGGGATGCGGATGAACACGCCTTCGCGGCGGCGTGGCGGAAGCAGCCGAAATCGGTTGTCTCCCGCACGCTGAAGTCGGTCGGACCCAATGCGATGCTGGTAGGCGATGATCTGGAGGGCGCGATCCGCGCGCTCAAGGCCGAGCGCGACGGGGAGATCGAAGTTGCTGGGACCGTCCTGGCGCAAAGCCTCACCGAGCTAGGCCTGATCGACGAGTATCGCATCTACCTGCACCCCGTGGTGCTCGGTCACGGCACACCATATTTCGCCGGCCCCCGTCCGCCGCTCCGCCTCACCTCGCACGATCGGATCGACGACGTGCTCAGGCTGACCTACGTTCCTGCCTAGCCGCACGAGTCGGCTTCAGCCGACTTCCCGTTGTTCCAGCCGGGGGATTCATCCCCCGGTGTTCTGGGATTTGCCCTGCCGATCGGATGCGGCACGGCCGCCGCACCACACCAACCCCGCCCCCGCCGAGCCTGCGAAGGCAGGCTTCCCGCTGTTGTTGCAGCGGTTTCAACCGCCGGCATCCCCTCCGCCGCTAAATCGACCCCATCTGCACCGGCTTCCTCCCCTCCGTGACCTCCGCGCGCAACTGCCCGCACGCGGCTGCGATGTCGCTGCCGCGGCTTTCGCGCACGAAGGCGGAGATCCCGCGCGACTCCAGCCGCTCCACGAAGTAGTTCAGGCGCTGCCGCTTCGACGGGCGCCAATCCGTCCCCGGGATTGGGTTGAAGGGGATCAGGTTCACGAAGGCGTTGAACTCGCGAATCACCACCGCCAGCTCGTCCGCGAGTTCGGGCAGGTCGGTGACGCCGTCGATCATCACGTACTCGAAGGTGATCCGCTTGCCGCCCGCCGCGTCGAACTTGCGCAGCGCGTCCAGGAGCTCGCCGAGGTCGTACTTCTTCTCGAGCGGGATCAGCTTCTGGCGCAGCTCGTGGTTGGGCGCGTGCAGCGAGACGGCGAGGCGGAACTGCTCCGGCATCTCGGCCATGCGCAGGATGCCGGGCACCACGCCCACCGTGGAAACCGTGATGCGCCGCGCCCCCAGCCGGTAGCCGTGGTTCAGGATGCGCAGGGTGGGGAAGACCGCCTTTGGATTCATCAGCGGCTCGCCCATCCCCATGAACACGATGTTGGTGATGTCGTCGTAGCCGTGGCTCCGCGCCCAGTGGCGCGCGCCGCGGAACTGCGACACGATCTCCCCCGCCGTGAGCTGGCGGCGGTAACCGGCCCAGCCGGTGGCGCAAAAGGTGCACGCCATCGCGCACCCCGCCTGCGACGAGATGCACAGCGTGAGGCGCGTGGCGGTGGGGATCAGCACCGACTCGATCAGCTCGCCGTCGGCCAGGCGCCAGAGGTGCTTGGCGGTGCCGTCCACCGAGCGGGAGATCTTGGCCGGCGCGGGGGCGGTGAAGGCGAACGCCTCGCCCAGCGCGGCGCGCTCCGCCAGCGGCAGGTCGGTCATTTCGTCGAAGCCGAACGCCTCGCGCTCGAAGATCCAGCGCAGCACCTGCTTCACGCGAAAGGCGGGCTGCCCCCGGCGCTCGAAGTGGGCGCGGAGCACGGCTTCCGCCTCTTCGGGGAGGAGGCCGATCAGGTCGGTCGGGGGTGCTTCGGGTGTCATGGCTGTTTTTTGAACGGAAGTGCTAAGTGCTGAGTGCTAAGTGCTGAACACCGCTCTTCAGGACTTAGCACTTAGGACTTAGGACTCGTAGTTACATTCGCGCCGTACGCGTCCCGGTCTGATTCCCCCCACCGGCCGCGGTGTTCCCCGGGCGCATGCTTGATGCCGCCGCGGGCCCACGTTAGGTTGACGGGCTTCCGGCCACGCTCCCCCACGGCGTGGCCGGTGCTTTCCACCCCTCTGAGGTGCGCGTGCTGCTGACCGAGCTGCTGACCCCGGACCGCATCCAGGTGCCGCTGCGGGGCGCGTCCAAGGACGCCCTGCTGGAGGAGCTGGTGGAGGTGCTCCACCGCGGCGGCTACCTGAGCGACCCCGCCGACGTGCTGCGCGCCGTGCGCGCGCGCGAAGAGGTGCTGAGCACCGGCATCGGCAGCGGCGTGGCGATTCCGCATGGGAAGAGCGACTCGGCGCCGGAGCTGGTGATGGCCGCCGGCGTGGTGCCCGAGCCGGTGGACTTCGACGCGCTGGACGGCCGCCCCGTGACGCTGGTCTTCCTGCTGGTGGGACCGGAGTCGGCGGCGGGGGCGCACGTCAAGGCGCTCTCGCGCATCTCGCGCCTGGTGCGCCGCGACGCGCTCCGCGAGAGGCTGGCCGCCGCCCGCACGCCGGACGACTTCCTCGCCGTGCTCGCCGAAGCCGAGAGCACGTGAGGCGCGGGCTGCGCTGGGCGCCCGCGCTGGTGTACATGGCCGCGATCTTCGTGGCGTCCGCCCAGCACACGGTGCGGTTGCCGGACGTGGACAACTCGGACAAGATGCTGCACTTCGCGGCGTACGCGGGGCTCGGCGTGCTGCTGG includes the following:
- the panC gene encoding pantoate--beta-alanine ligase, with the translated sequence MTATLAVARTVAEAREAVREARAAGKTVALVPTMGYLHEGHLSLLDEARARADVVMMSIFVNPLQFGPTEDLDRYPRDLERDLALAATRGTDLVFAPSAAEMYPHGEPDVQVVPGALAERLCGASRPGHFRGVLTVVAKLFGIFQPDVAVFGQKDLQQATLIRRMVDDLDIPVRVEVAPIVREPDGLAMSSRNVYLSAPERESALALSRGLGRAREMWDAGETDAAALRAALWSEMAGPGVEPEYAEVVDPRTLEGVERAVPGTVMAVAARVGRTRLIDNAILR
- a CDS encoding HD domain-containing protein, which codes for MSAAGSTDAPLSPLVEAAARGELPDWARAGKKRRAHMGRVAALMGEWARALALPERDVKRWTATGWLHDVLREADPEELRPEVPLLFRPLPGKLLHGPAAAVRFKDDLDPEMCEAIRFHTLGSPRFGRLGRALYLADFLEPGRTFDPEYTESLRARMPGDMDAIFREVVRLRWTHITGKGGTAHPETQALYEQVESEA
- the panB gene encoding 3-methyl-2-oxobutanoate hydroxymethyltransferase; the encoded protein is MSTQSGNGVRKVSVRDLREMKRRGDKIAVLTAYDFLFARVVDRAGVEVVLVGDSLGQVVLGLDSTLPVTLDDMIHHARAVRRGVERALLVVDLPFLTYHVSREDTLRNAGRVMRETEANAVKLEGGSPETAAMVRALVDAGIPVMGHLGFTPQSVNVTGVRVQGKGEEARERMLADARRLEEAGAFSVVLELVPRALAEAITAELTIPTIGIGAGVGCDGQVLVLHDMLGINTEFQPRFLRRFAEVGEAAAAGIDAFVKAVKGGEYPAAEHTFE
- a CDS encoding type II toxin-antitoxin system YhaV family toxin, which translates into the protein MATDGPPAPVRREGPPQRNGWKLYAWREFSRAFADLVSEVERLERENPSEFRAHPSTKRLAAIYRLITVTIPSNPNAPEFRQGNTLGSANRHWFSAGFYERYRLFFRFRSDARAIVYAWVNDEETLRARGARNDAYAVFERMLKAGAPPGDWDRLLRESESLQLPGG
- a CDS encoding dihydrofolate reductase family protein — translated: MAKLVFGMNQSLDGYVDHTAFGPSPTLFRHFIEEAEGQVGSVYGRRMYEIMRYWDDDQPGWDADEHAFAAAWRKQPKSVVSRTLKSVGPNAMLVGDDLEGAIRALKAERDGEIEVAGTVLAQSLTELGLIDEYRIYLHPVVLGHGTPYFAGPRPPLRLTSHDRIDDVLRLTYVPA
- a CDS encoding UPF0175 family protein; this encodes MSVVILDDVLIAARMSEDELRQEIAVMLFERERVTLAQAARLAGQGVARFQHLLASRDITIHYDVPEFEADLQTLRELERL
- a CDS encoding LytR C-terminal domain-containing protein — protein: MSRSKAKRKPAGGRLQTFGIFATLVLVAVLIGSLVAGVMKGRSRAALPAAADSPSAPTAADAVPAGRVRVQVLNASGRPGLAREATRVLRDRGFDVKEFGNGQGFPPDSSVVLDRVGRIEVARQVADAVGIRRITARPDSNLYLDATVVLGRDWSAPRAP
- a CDS encoding PTS sugar transporter subunit IIA, translated to MRVLLTELLTPDRIQVPLRGASKDALLEELVEVLHRGGYLSDPADVLRAVRAREEVLSTGIGSGVAIPHGKSDSAPELVMAAGVVPEPVDFDALDGRPVTLVFLLVGPESAAGAHVKALSRISRLVRRDALRERLAAARTPDDFLAVLAEAEST
- the panD gene encoding aspartate 1-decarboxylase; the protein is MLRTMCKSKIHRATVTGADLNYVGSITIDPVLMEAADMLEYEQVSVVNVNNGARFETYVIPGVEGEGEICLNGAAARLVHPGDKVIVISYAQYDEAEMARYRPRFIFVDEQNRISRDALRALPS
- the rlmN gene encoding 23S rRNA (adenine(2503)-C(2))-methyltransferase RlmN — its product is MTPEAPPTDLIGLLPEEAEAVLRAHFERRGQPAFRVKQVLRWIFEREAFGFDEMTDLPLAERAALGEAFAFTAPAPAKISRSVDGTAKHLWRLADGELIESVLIPTATRLTLCISSQAGCAMACTFCATGWAGYRRQLTAGEIVSQFRGARHWARSHGYDDITNIVFMGMGEPLMNPKAVFPTLRILNHGYRLGARRITVSTVGVVPGILRMAEMPEQFRLAVSLHAPNHELRQKLIPLEKKYDLGELLDALRKFDAAGGKRITFEYVMIDGVTDLPELADELAVVIREFNAFVNLIPFNPIPGTDWRPSKRQRLNYFVERLESRGISAFVRESRGSDIAAACGQLRAEVTEGRKPVQMGSI
- a CDS encoding type II toxin-antitoxin system PrlF family antitoxin, translated to MAYKGRFTRAGNSKSYAFESALFRSHPEFDSSNVEAEYIGPGVLLVRAVDAGDGAGPGEDPVLGAFLAFVERDMIEHPESIQPLSSDLLERAQRLVGDMDVDLNERID